The following are from one region of the Silene latifolia isolate original U9 population chromosome 9, ASM4854445v1, whole genome shotgun sequence genome:
- the LOC141601834 gene encoding uncharacterized protein LOC141601834: MDASGSNINNRQLIDDVEEEPNAESKKFFDMLKSAEAPLYEGCKLSILEAASRLTNVKCEFNIPHRAIDNIASLLKDMCPTDNKMTDTYSKTKKLLEGLELPCQKIDVCPTGDMLFWNEDEKLNRCRICNSDRYRKNKIPEKVLTYFPLTPRLQRLYATKGVAEDMRWHTKNTNGSGLMSHPSDGEAWKNFNETYPEFSAEPRNVRLGLCTDGFDPFVGKSGTSYSCWPVILTPYNLPPWLCMKRQFMFLTLLIPGPKSPKGNLVVYLQPLIAELKDLWEMGALTYDVSKKNNFLMRAAIMWTISDFPAYGMLSGWSTAGKYACPYCMGKTKSFYLKNGSKYTWFDCHRTFLPEDHEYRLNRSAFLKNRIETSSPPPRLNGDQVWKCVSCLPKGTDFSVRKENKKSKTDGWKRQIIFWQLPYWRKLLIRHNLDVMHIEKNVFDQIINTVMEVKGKTKDTISARRDMAKHCKRRKLNVNESTENAREVMPKAPYVLSKEQKRSLCEWIHNLKFPDGYSSNLGRCVDMKQHRLFGLKSHDCHVFMERLLPIALRELLPQNVWKALTEISQFFRDICSSLLKVEDMVRLERNISEILCKLEKMDEQRA; this comes from the coding sequence atgGATGCATCGGGTTCTAATATCAATAATAGACAATTAATAGACGATGTTGAAGAGGAACCCAATGCTGAATCAAAAAAGTTTTTTGATATGTTGAAAAGTGCTGAAGCGCCCTTATATGAGGGGTGTAAGTTATCAATTTTAGAAGCTGCCTCAAGACTTACAAACGTTAAATGTGAGTTCAACATTCCTCATAGAGCCATAGATAACATAGCTTCCTTGCTAAAAGATATGTGTCCCACTGATAACAAGATGACAGACACTTACTCTAAAACAAAGAAGTTGCTTGAAGGGCTGGAACTTCCATGTCAGAAAATTGATGTCTGCCCCACCGGAGACATGTTATTCTGGAATGAAGATGAAAAATTAAACCGATGTCGAATATGTAACAGTGATCGATATAGAAAGAATAAAATACCGGAAAAGGTACTAACATATTTCCCATTAACACCTAGGCTGCAAAGACTTTATGCGACTAAGGGTGTTGCTGAAGACATGAGGTGGCACACAAAAAACACTAATGGTAGTGGTCTAATGTCACATCCATCTGATGGGGAGGCATGGAAAAACTTTAATGAAACATATCCAGAATTTTCGGCTGAACCACGTAATGTTAGATTAGGATTGTGTACAGATGGGTTTGATCCATTTGTTGGAAAGTCTGGGACATCGTATTCATGTTGGCCAGTTATCCTAACTCCTTATAATTTACCACCATGGCTCTGtatgaaaagacaatttatgtttCTTACTTTGTTAATTCCTGGTCCCAAATCACCTAAGGGAAACTTAGTTGTATATCTACAACCGTTGATTGCAGAGCTTAAGGATTTGTGGGAAATGGGAGCTTTAACTTATGATGTCTCTAAAAAAAATAATTTCCTTATGAGGGCAGCTATTATGTGGACTATTAGTGACTTTCCTGCATATGGCATGTTGTCGGGATGGTCTACTGCGGGCAAATATGCATGCCCTTATTGCATGGGAAAAACAAAATCTTTTTATCTCAAAAATGGCTCAAAGTACACGTGGTTTGATTGCCATCGTACATTTTTACCTGAAGATCATGAATATAGGTTAAATCGAAGTGCATTCCTAAAGAATAGGATAGAAACATCATCACCTCCACCACGATTAAATGGAGACCAAGTGTGGAAGTGTGTCTCATGCCTACCTAAGGGTACCGATTTTTCTGTTAGGAAGGAGAATAAAAAAAGTAAGACAGATGGATGGAAAAGACAAATTATTTTCTGGCAGCTCCCATATTGGCGTAAGTTACTGATTAGACATAATCTtgatgttatgcacattgagaaaaatgtattTGATCAAATAATAAACACAGTAATGGAAGTGAAAGGGAAAACAAAGGACACTATTAGTGCAAGAAGAGACATGGCTAAACATTGCAAGCGTCGTAAACTGAATGTTAATGAAAGCACTGAAAATGCTAGAGAGGTTATGCCAAAAGCACCATATGTCTTAAGTAAGGAACAAAAGAGATCATTATGTGAATGGATACATAACTTGAAGTTCCCAGATGGTTACTCTTCTAATTTAGGGAGGTGTGTCGATATGAAACAGCATCGGCTTTTTGGATTAAAAAGTCATGACTGTCATGTGTTTATGGAAAGATTGCTTCCTATCGCTTTAAGAGAACTTCTTCCTCAGAATGTGTGGAAAGCTTTGACAGAAATTAGTCAATTTTTTCGGGATATATGCTCCTCATTGTTGAAGGTTGAGGATATGGTTCGGTTAGAGCGTAACATTTCTGAAATTCTTTGTAAACTCGAGAAAATGGATGAGCAAAGAGCTTAG